A part of Caretta caretta isolate rCarCar2 chromosome 1, rCarCar1.hap1, whole genome shotgun sequence genomic DNA contains:
- the LOC125629990 gene encoding histone H1.01-like, with protein sequence MLETAPIASPHVTAPGEKSLAKKTKAGGGTKAHKPSGPSVTELITKAVSASKERKGLSLAALKKALAAGGYDVEKNKSRIKLGLKSLVSKGTLVQTKGTGASGSFKLSKKPDVTKEKTPKKKAAAKPKKPAAKKPASASKKPKKAAAVKKSPKKTKKPAGAAAKKAAKSPKKLTAAKPTKVPKSPSKAKAVKAKFVKPSKLKVAKAAPKK encoded by the coding sequence ATGTTAGAAACGGCACCTATTGCCTCTCCCCATGTCACTGCTCCTGGGGAGAAATCCCTCGCCAAAAAAACGAAGGCAGGAGGAGGCACCAAAGCTCACAAACCCTCGGGTCCCAGCGTGACCGAGCTGATCACCAAGGCGGTGTCCGCATCCAAGGAGCGCAAAGGGCTCTCCTTGGCCGCTCTTAAGAAGGCTCTGGCCGCCGGGGGGTACGATGTGGAGAAGAACAAAAGCCGCATCAAGCTGGGACTAAAGAGCCTGGTGAGCAAGGGCACCTTGGTGCAGACCAAAGGCACCGGCGCATCCGGCTCCTTCAAACTCAGCAAAAAGCCTGATGTGACCAAGGAAAAGACGCCGAAAAAAAAGGCAGCGGCAAAGCCTAAGAAACCAGCTGCCAAGAAACCCGCCAGCGCCTCCAAGAAACCAAAAAAGGCTGCGGCCGTGAAAAAGAGCCCGAAAAAAACCAAGAAACCAGCAGGTGCCGCAGCCAAGAAAGCGGCCAAgagccccaaaaagcttacagccGCTAAGCCCACGAAAGTACCTAAGAGCCCGAGTAAAGCCAAAGCGGTGAAGGCCAAGTTTGTCAAGCCGAGTAAACTTAAAGTAGCGAAGGCGGCCCCCAAGAAGTGA